The following are encoded in a window of Armatimonadota bacterium genomic DNA:
- a CDS encoding type II toxin-antitoxin system HicB family antitoxin: MKEYEVSALITKEDRWYVARCAELNVTSQGESVEEAKANLKEAVELYIESFGTDMLPSASQEPFFTTIKVAA; this comes from the coding sequence ATGAAGGAATATGAAGTCTCGGCGTTGATCACCAAGGAAGACCGGTGGTATGTGGCTCGGTGCGCGGAGCTGAACGTCACGTCCCAGGGCGAGAGCGTCGAAGAAGCCAAGGCGAACCTGAAGGAGGCGGTCGAGCTCTACATCGAGAGCTTCGGCACAGACATGCTGCCGTCGGCCAGTCAGGAGCCATTCTTCACCACGATCAAGGTGGCGGCTTGA
- a CDS encoding type II toxin-antitoxin system HicA family toxin, translated as MPKLPVISGDRLVAALRRAGFSVVRQRGSHVSLSRTT; from the coding sequence ATGCCCAAGCTCCCAGTGATATCGGGAGACCGACTGGTGGCGGCCCTGCGGCGAGCCGGATTCTCCGTCGTCCGTCAGCGGGGCAGCCATGTATCGCTCTCGCGAACGACG